A region of Corynebacterium glucuronolyticum DSM 44120 DNA encodes the following proteins:
- a CDS encoding rhodanese-related sulfurtransferase, with the protein MAVNKILLYYKFAPLADPEAIKLWQKSLCEMLGLKGRILVSKHGINGTVGGPIDACKAYIKGMKQYPAFKDTEFKWSEGTGHDFPRLSVKVRDEIVSFGVPDEVQVDEHGVVGGGVHLKPEQVNELVKNNSDVVFFDGRNAMEAQIGKFKNAVVPDTHTTHDFIGELESGKYDWMKDKPVVTYCTGGIRCEILSALMKNRGFDEVYQIDGGIVRYGERYGNGGLWEGSLYVFDDRMHMEFGEDAAQLGHCADCGAPTNTFHNRDDADGNRIQVLLCDACANGSL; encoded by the coding sequence GTGGCAGTTAACAAGATTCTCCTGTATTACAAGTTCGCCCCCCTCGCCGACCCGGAGGCGATCAAGCTGTGGCAAAAGAGCCTGTGCGAGATGCTCGGCCTCAAGGGCCGCATCCTGGTGAGCAAGCACGGCATCAACGGCACGGTTGGCGGCCCGATCGACGCGTGTAAGGCGTATATCAAGGGGATGAAGCAGTATCCGGCCTTTAAGGATACGGAGTTCAAGTGGTCGGAGGGCACGGGCCATGATTTCCCCCGCCTCTCCGTCAAGGTCCGCGATGAGATCGTCTCTTTCGGTGTCCCCGATGAGGTGCAGGTGGATGAGCACGGCGTTGTCGGCGGCGGTGTCCATTTGAAGCCGGAGCAGGTCAATGAGCTCGTGAAGAATAACTCGGATGTTGTCTTTTTCGATGGCCGCAATGCGATGGAGGCGCAGATCGGTAAGTTCAAGAATGCCGTGGTACCGGACACGCACACGACGCATGATTTCATCGGCGAGCTGGAGTCTGGCAAGTATGACTGGATGAAGGATAAGCCAGTTGTTACTTATTGCACGGGCGGCATCCGGTGTGAGATTTTGTCGGCGTTGATGAAGAATCGCGGTTTCGACGAGGTTTACCAGATCGATGGCGGCATCGTTCGTTACGGTGAGCGTTACGGTAACGGTGGTCTGTGGGAGGGCTCCCTCTACGTTTTCGATGATCGCATGCACATGGAGTTCGGTGAGGATGCGGCCCAGCTCGGCCACTGCGCGGATTGTGGCGCCCCGACGAACACGTTCCACAATCGGGACGATGCGGACGGCAATCGCATCCAGGTTTTGCTTTGCGACGCCTGTGCTAACGGTAGTCTCTAG
- a CDS encoding transglycosylase domain-containing protein, giving the protein MSRSNSEPKRKASASAIKNRAQGLPVWAKIAVSLLAVIIIVPLVLFGVAYVRADIPEPGELTNPQIATIYAADGETQLARLVPPEGNRRQVSLDKVPQHLQDAVLAAEDREFYTNPGFSLSGYARAAWGMLTGNESAGGGSTITQQYVKNSLVGNERTISRKLRELVASAKMTNEWSKEEILEAYLNTIYFGRNAYGVAAAADAYFGKDLSQLTPEESAVIAAAIQRPSQLDPWVNREEAEARWNYVLDGMVHTGAITQEQRAQARYPETIDPANNRAFTEATGANGLIKNRVVEELATVGISEEDVETLGLKITTTIDAQAQADTEQIVKDNLASQVDKMRTAVVSIDPRNGEVKAYYGGEDPNGWDYANAPVQTGSTFKIFGLAAALQQGIPLNRMYSSDPVQTGNATVTNSDGMTCGTCTIQQATKMSLNTSFIRLQKDLDNGPVDTQHMAWALGVRKQNPDGSPTLSEPNGEPYEGIILGQYPTRPMDMAIGLATLTNNGIWHQPHFVKSVATNSGEVIYEFKNNEGERRVGKNTANGVTAAMLPIAAWSNGNVLAGGNRPSASKTGTTQFGDWGTKDAWMIGSTPQLATAVWVGNSDNSLLVNSWGGSVYGAGIPATIWRQTMDAQLADAPVEEFTLPVGLGYNAAGSGVGYGTTYPTQTAPTGAATPQAPTSNAAPSGEQAPQAPAPEAPAPAPQPAPPAPAPLPEVPLPDLGNLIPAA; this is encoded by the coding sequence ATGTCTCGCAGTAATTCGGAGCCGAAGCGGAAGGCGTCGGCGAGTGCTATTAAGAACCGTGCGCAGGGTCTTCCCGTCTGGGCGAAGATCGCGGTGAGCCTGCTGGCGGTCATCATTATTGTGCCGCTGGTGCTGTTCGGCGTCGCCTATGTGCGTGCCGATATCCCGGAGCCGGGTGAGTTGACTAATCCGCAGATCGCCACGATTTACGCCGCCGATGGTGAGACGCAGCTGGCCCGCCTCGTGCCGCCGGAGGGCAACCGCCGCCAGGTGAGCTTAGATAAGGTCCCGCAACACCTCCAGGACGCGGTCCTCGCGGCGGAGGACCGGGAGTTTTACACCAACCCCGGCTTCTCCCTGTCGGGTTATGCGCGCGCGGCCTGGGGCATGTTGACGGGTAACGAGTCCGCCGGCGGCGGTTCGACGATTACCCAGCAGTACGTGAAGAACTCCCTGGTGGGCAACGAGCGCACGATTAGCCGTAAGCTGCGGGAGCTGGTGGCGAGTGCGAAGATGACCAATGAGTGGTCGAAGGAGGAGATCCTCGAGGCCTACCTGAACACGATTTACTTCGGCCGCAATGCGTACGGTGTCGCCGCCGCGGCGGACGCGTACTTCGGCAAGGACCTGTCGCAGCTTACCCCGGAGGAGTCGGCGGTGATCGCGGCGGCGATTCAGCGTCCGAGCCAGTTGGATCCGTGGGTGAACCGCGAGGAGGCGGAGGCCCGCTGGAATTACGTGCTCGATGGCATGGTGCACACGGGTGCGATCACGCAGGAGCAGCGCGCCCAGGCCCGCTACCCGGAGACGATCGATCCGGCGAATAACCGCGCCTTCACCGAGGCCACGGGTGCCAATGGCCTGATCAAGAACCGCGTCGTGGAGGAGCTTGCCACGGTCGGCATTTCCGAGGAGGACGTGGAGACCCTGGGGCTCAAGATCACCACCACGATCGACGCGCAGGCGCAGGCAGATACGGAGCAGATCGTCAAGGATAACCTGGCCAGCCAGGTGGACAAGATGCGTACGGCCGTGGTCTCCATCGATCCGCGCAACGGCGAGGTGAAGGCCTACTACGGCGGCGAGGATCCCAATGGTTGGGATTACGCGAATGCCCCGGTGCAGACGGGTTCCACGTTCAAGATCTTCGGTCTGGCGGCGGCCCTCCAGCAGGGCATCCCGCTGAACAGGATGTATTCCTCGGATCCGGTGCAGACGGGCAACGCGACGGTGACCAACTCGGATGGCATGACGTGCGGCACGTGCACGATCCAGCAGGCCACGAAGATGAGTCTCAACACGAGCTTCATCCGCCTACAGAAGGATCTGGACAACGGCCCGGTGGATACGCAGCATATGGCGTGGGCGCTGGGTGTGCGCAAGCAGAATCCGGATGGTTCCCCCACCCTGAGTGAGCCGAATGGCGAGCCGTATGAGGGCATTATCCTCGGTCAGTACCCCACCCGCCCGATGGATATGGCGATCGGTTTGGCCACGTTGACCAATAATGGCATTTGGCATCAGCCGCACTTCGTGAAGTCGGTGGCCACGAACTCGGGCGAGGTCATCTACGAGTTCAAGAACAACGAGGGCGAGCGCCGCGTCGGCAAGAACACGGCCAATGGTGTTACCGCCGCGATGCTGCCCATCGCCGCCTGGTCCAATGGCAACGTTCTCGCAGGTGGTAATCGTCCGAGCGCGTCCAAGACGGGGACGACGCAGTTCGGCGATTGGGGCACGAAGGATGCCTGGATGATCGGTTCGACGCCACAGCTCGCCACGGCGGTTTGGGTCGGCAATTCCGATAACTCTCTGCTTGTGAATTCGTGGGGTGGCTCGGTCTACGGCGCGGGCATCCCGGCCACGATCTGGCGCCAGACGATGGACGCTCAGCTTGCCGACGCCCCCGTGGAGGAGTTCACTCTCCCCGTCGGCCTCGGCTACAACGCCGCGGGCTCGGGCGTCGGTTACGGCACCACGTATCCCACCCAAACTGCGCCGACGGGCGCCGCGACCCCCCAGGCTCCCACGAGCAACGCCGCCCCGTCTGGCGAGCAGGCTCCGCAGGCTCCCGCCCCGGAGGCCCCGGCCCCTGCTCCCCAGCCTGCACCGCCGGCCCCCGCCCCGCTCCCGGAGGTTCCCCTGCCTGACCTCGGCAATCTCATCCCGGCGGCGTAA
- a CDS encoding DUF5318 family protein — protein sequence MVAIMPWVSHRLSRARLIQDYQVGLVSREAVQDADFLLLAAADFHGYPSSAACPICGEKEMRTVYWVYGDELKSRAGTARSLEEIDAFAAEGLTFDLHEVEVCTSCKWNYLLRTSTVLPASGFQPGV from the coding sequence GTGGTTGCAATCATGCCGTGGGTGAGTCATCGCCTGTCGCGTGCGCGCCTCATCCAGGATTATCAGGTCGGCCTCGTCTCCCGCGAGGCGGTGCAGGACGCGGACTTTCTCCTCCTCGCCGCCGCCGATTTTCACGGCTACCCCTCCTCCGCCGCCTGCCCGATCTGCGGCGAAAAAGAGATGCGCACGGTCTACTGGGTCTACGGCGACGAGTTGAAGAGCCGCGCCGGCACCGCCCGCAGCCTGGAGGAGATTGACGCCTTCGCCGCCGAGGGCCTCACCTTCGATCTTCACGAGGTCGAGGTCTGCACGTCCTGCAAGTGGAATTACCTTCTCCGCACGTCCACCGTCCTGCCCGCGAGCGGTTTCCAGCCGGGCGTGTGA
- a CDS encoding MarR family winged helix-turn-helix transcriptional regulator has protein sequence MSVTPYEVADAIRADMTVLYVNYFRLADNGDLTGPQLTILSMLDKEGPSRVSDIAQQEGIQMPTASNAIHNLEKRGLVKRERDPFDRRGILVSITSDGHDTVNEVGKQRTAHLADVLSVLDQDELELCTKLAPVIKKLANSYNALHKKEAE, from the coding sequence ATGAGTGTGACACCGTACGAGGTCGCGGACGCAATCCGCGCAGACATGACGGTTTTATACGTCAACTACTTCCGACTTGCAGACAACGGCGATCTCACCGGACCACAACTCACCATCCTCAGCATGCTGGACAAGGAAGGCCCCTCCCGCGTCTCCGACATCGCCCAACAAGAAGGCATCCAGATGCCTACGGCCTCCAACGCCATCCACAACCTGGAAAAGCGCGGACTGGTCAAGCGCGAACGAGACCCCTTCGACCGACGCGGCATCCTCGTCTCCATCACGAGCGACGGCCACGACACCGTGAACGAGGTGGGCAAACAACGCACCGCCCACCTCGCCGACGTGCTCTCCGTGCTTGACCAGGACGAGCTGGAACTCTGCACGAAGCTCGCACCCGTGATCAAGAAGCTGGCCAACTCCTACAACGCATTGCATAAGAAAGAAGCAGAGTAG
- a CDS encoding Fpg/Nei family DNA glycosylase, whose product MPEGHVIHRLARTLTDTFGGKPVDVSSPQGRFSTEADVLNGAELIDAFAHGKQLFIRFAGERYIHIHLGLIGKFKVAPLAAPVGVVRLRIANGEMAADLHGPQWCRLVLKSDVERARDKLGSDPLENGAIAPNLARVRRTIGAALMDQSLYAGVGNIYRCEVLFRQGISPFAPAAAVDGQALWDDLVQLMEYGARTGRIDTVRAEHSPEAQGRPPREDAHGGEVYVYRRAGQPCLVCGTPVEMTVDGGRKLYWCPTCQA is encoded by the coding sequence ATGCCAGAAGGTCATGTGATTCACCGGTTAGCGCGCACACTCACGGACACGTTTGGGGGAAAGCCGGTCGACGTTTCGTCCCCACAAGGTCGGTTCAGCACCGAGGCCGACGTGCTAAATGGGGCGGAGCTTATCGATGCCTTCGCGCACGGCAAGCAGCTCTTCATCCGCTTTGCGGGGGAGAGGTACATCCACATTCACCTCGGGTTGATTGGGAAGTTCAAAGTCGCGCCGCTGGCGGCGCCGGTCGGTGTCGTGCGGCTGCGGATTGCCAACGGAGAGATGGCAGCAGACCTGCATGGGCCCCAGTGGTGCCGGTTGGTGTTGAAGTCTGATGTAGAGAGGGCCCGTGACAAGCTAGGAAGCGATCCACTAGAAAACGGTGCGATTGCACCGAACCTGGCGCGGGTGCGACGCACAATTGGGGCAGCGCTCATGGACCAGTCGCTGTATGCCGGCGTGGGCAACATTTACCGTTGTGAGGTGCTGTTTCGGCAGGGAATCTCTCCGTTTGCGCCGGCAGCGGCGGTCGACGGGCAGGCGCTCTGGGACGACCTCGTGCAGCTCATGGAGTATGGGGCACGAACCGGGCGGATCGACACCGTGCGGGCGGAGCACTCGCCGGAGGCGCAGGGACGGCCGCCGCGCGAGGACGCGCACGGCGGGGAGGTGTACGTGTACCGGCGGGCGGGCCAGCCGTGTCTGGTATGCGGGACGCCGGTGGAGATGACGGTGGACGGCGGGCGGAAGCTGTACTGGTGTCCGACGTGCCAGGCGTAG
- a CDS encoding universal stress protein, whose translation MDSDAPLRVLVAWHPNASGNEALEFAAWLCRTTPTVVRTVTIVVRPWLTLSKLSSKYEKQLAKEAHRAKAQAKKALTAAGVPEECWDRPVHTLVDGSSQPALLNEQAAEFNASLILFGSQGAAQKGSFRANSTVEALLHSSPYALGLTPRGPKLAKHGVKRLTVAFTSMQPEEDTLATAVNLATRLDVPMRVLAILREDVDTPTSLQSELQHSSREDALSFLDKLHDEIVDKHQNMSIETELAYGPNVADAMETPRWKKGDLLLIGSTPVGALERVFVGSAAGEILRNIKTPAIVIPAGKGQQ comes from the coding sequence GTGGATAGCGATGCGCCGCTCCGAGTACTCGTCGCCTGGCACCCCAACGCGTCAGGGAACGAAGCACTAGAGTTCGCTGCCTGGCTCTGCCGCACAACACCGACGGTGGTGCGCACTGTAACGATCGTCGTCAGGCCCTGGCTCACACTGTCGAAACTATCCTCCAAGTACGAGAAACAACTGGCCAAGGAGGCACACCGCGCCAAGGCGCAGGCGAAGAAAGCACTCACCGCCGCTGGGGTTCCCGAGGAATGTTGGGACCGGCCCGTCCACACGCTTGTCGACGGCTCCTCGCAGCCCGCTCTCCTCAACGAACAGGCAGCCGAATTCAACGCGTCGCTCATCCTGTTCGGCTCGCAGGGCGCCGCACAGAAAGGATCCTTCCGGGCCAACTCCACTGTTGAGGCGCTGCTGCACTCCTCGCCCTACGCGCTCGGGCTCACGCCGCGCGGGCCAAAACTGGCGAAACACGGCGTCAAGCGGCTCACCGTCGCGTTTACGTCGATGCAGCCGGAGGAAGACACGCTGGCAACGGCGGTGAACCTGGCGACACGACTCGACGTCCCGATGCGGGTGCTCGCCATCCTGCGCGAAGACGTAGACACGCCGACATCGCTGCAGTCCGAACTACAGCACTCCTCGCGCGAGGATGCGCTGAGCTTTCTAGACAAGCTGCACGATGAAATCGTCGACAAGCACCAAAACATGAGCATCGAAACAGAGCTTGCATACGGACCCAACGTCGCCGACGCCATGGAGACCCCACGGTGGAAAAAGGGCGACCTCTTGCTCATCGGATCCACCCCCGTCGGCGCCCTCGAACGCGTCTTCGTCGGCTCAGCCGCCGGCGAAATCCTGCGCAACATCAAAACACCAGCCATCGTCATACCCGCAGGGAAAGGTCAACAATGA
- a CDS encoding HNH endonuclease signature motif containing protein, translating into MTALTECASLLSQAMVIAGEAFGMSKKALVRLGYDPTTAHDIKKLAGIYFGRASAPRKQELAREKATVAGCSFASLKAIERFVVKLPKKHAWTIREALVPYGRDITAINAEGARLLQEYTRADNPDKKLTYRAIPNSTFATLTLTAESSRVKQIFDRAQATDTKCPADGLIKLALAANDGELPPVAVPLLVIPFTMPYVHVTEMERGKFVFSMTNGATISGEEIVRAKLAEERLVALVSPLGPKDFGVYRVEMTPDSRGADPLERFIQSTRNPVCAWPGCGRPASKSQIHHIKPVKHGGKTVSENLMVLCDYHNGINDDDLDKPKHGHMVRIDGLEYWQPAFGGPLKLNMHPCAQGGAVRLARMQLGIPIDPSPPG; encoded by the coding sequence ATGACCGCTTTAACGGAATGTGCTTCCCTCCTGTCGCAGGCGATGGTGATCGCCGGGGAGGCGTTTGGCATGTCCAAAAAAGCTTTGGTTCGCCTGGGTTATGATCCAACGACCGCCCACGATATTAAGAAGCTTGCTGGTATCTACTTTGGGCGCGCCAGCGCCCCACGTAAGCAGGAGCTAGCCCGTGAAAAGGCCACCGTGGCCGGGTGTAGTTTTGCTTCGCTGAAGGCTATTGAGCGGTTTGTGGTGAAGCTGCCGAAGAAGCATGCGTGGACGATCCGTGAGGCTCTTGTTCCCTATGGTCGGGACATCACCGCGATTAACGCGGAGGGTGCGCGTCTCCTGCAGGAGTACACCCGGGCGGATAATCCGGATAAGAAGTTGACGTATCGGGCGATCCCGAATTCCACGTTCGCAACCCTCACCTTGACGGCGGAGTCGTCGCGGGTGAAGCAGATTTTTGACCGGGCACAAGCAACGGACACGAAGTGTCCTGCCGATGGTTTGATCAAGCTTGCGCTTGCGGCTAATGATGGGGAGCTTCCCCCTGTTGCTGTCCCGTTGTTGGTGATTCCGTTTACGATGCCGTATGTTCACGTTACGGAGATGGAGCGGGGGAAGTTTGTTTTCTCCATGACTAACGGTGCCACCATCTCCGGTGAAGAGATCGTGCGGGCAAAGCTTGCTGAGGAGCGTCTTGTTGCTCTTGTTAGTCCTTTGGGGCCGAAGGATTTTGGTGTGTATCGGGTGGAGATGACACCGGATTCTCGTGGTGCGGATCCGTTGGAGCGGTTTATTCAATCAACCCGTAACCCGGTGTGCGCCTGGCCCGGCTGCGGCAGACCCGCCAGTAAGTCGCAGATTCATCACATTAAACCGGTGAAGCATGGTGGGAAAACCGTATCAGAGAACTTGATGGTGTTGTGTGACTACCACAATGGCATTAACGATGATGATCTGGATAAGCCGAAGCATGGTCACATGGTGCGAATCGATGGCCTGGAATACTGGCAGCCTGCCTTTGGTGGCCCGCTGAAACTCAACATGCACCCGTGTGCCCAAGGCGGTGCGGTGCGTCTTGCCCGGATGCAACTCGGCATCCCCATCGACCCCAGCCCACCCGGGTAA
- a CDS encoding SDR family oxidoreductase: MIAIVTGATGGIGQALLPLLVDGGYHVYAAQHATDGAARDGVTWFDGWDVPDVERIDALIHCAGVCKLGPLAEVSEEEWRRAMDVNVIRPALMTSAALPLLRGAGGHVIYVNSGSGLTAKAQWGTYCASKFAAKAWCDTLRQEEPDIRVTSIHPGRINTGMQERIVAKEGGVYDGSRYIQPATVAQAIIHALEMTRDATPTEIMIRPR, encoded by the coding sequence ATGATCGCCATCGTCACCGGCGCCACCGGGGGAATCGGACAGGCACTACTGCCGCTACTCGTGGACGGCGGATACCACGTCTACGCCGCACAACACGCCACCGATGGGGCGGCGCGCGACGGCGTGACCTGGTTCGACGGCTGGGACGTGCCCGATGTGGAACGGATCGACGCGCTCATCCACTGCGCGGGTGTGTGCAAACTCGGGCCGCTCGCCGAAGTGAGCGAGGAGGAATGGCGGCGGGCGATGGACGTCAACGTCATCCGGCCGGCGCTGATGACAAGCGCGGCGCTTCCTTTACTGCGCGGCGCGGGCGGACACGTTATATACGTGAACTCCGGCTCGGGGCTTACGGCCAAGGCGCAGTGGGGGACGTACTGCGCGTCCAAATTCGCGGCCAAGGCGTGGTGCGACACGCTGCGGCAGGAGGAACCCGACATCCGCGTCACGTCGATTCACCCAGGCAGGATAAATACGGGGATGCAGGAAAGGATCGTCGCCAAGGAAGGCGGCGTATACGACGGGTCGCGGTACATCCAACCGGCGACCGTCGCCCAGGCCATTATTCACGCGCTGGAAATGACGCGCGACGCGACACCCACCGAAATCATGATCAGGCCGCGATAA
- a CDS encoding DUF1846 domain-containing protein gives MKRGFDRDKYIQMQSAHIAERRDSIGGKLYLEMGGKLFDDYHASRVLPGFTPDNKIAMLETLKDELEILVCMNAKDLQRQKVRADLGITYEDDVLRLIDIFRDRGFLVQTVVITQFEDDNTLAFDFRDRLERLGLTVRRHRVIPGYPNNPDTIVSEEGFGRNEYVETSRDLIIVTAPGPGSGKLATCLSQVYHDNKRGIPAGYAKFETFPIWNLPLEHPVNLAYESATVDLADLNVIDPFHLAAYGKQVSSYNRDVESFPLLKTLLEKATGSCPYNSPTDMGVNMAGNCIVDDEVCREAAGQEIIRRYFKARVEEKQNALDDTLSSRAAMVMAKAGLSTKDRRVVAPAKELAELTGAPASALELVDGTIITGKTSPLLGCCSAMVLNALKHLAGIDKTIDLLSPESIEPIQTLKTKHLGSKNPRLHTDEVLIALSVSASTDENARRALDELGNLCGCDVHTTTILGSVDEGIFRNLGILVTSEPVYQRKSLYKKK, from the coding sequence GTGAAACGAGGATTTGATCGCGATAAGTATATACAGATGCAATCGGCGCACATCGCCGAGCGACGGGACTCCATCGGCGGGAAGCTGTACCTGGAGATGGGTGGCAAGCTGTTCGATGACTATCACGCCTCGCGCGTGCTCCCAGGGTTCACCCCCGACAACAAAATCGCAATGTTGGAGACCCTCAAAGACGAGCTGGAAATCCTCGTCTGCATGAATGCCAAGGATCTGCAGCGCCAGAAGGTGCGCGCGGACCTTGGCATCACTTATGAGGACGACGTATTGCGTCTCATTGATATTTTCCGTGACCGCGGCTTCCTTGTGCAGACGGTGGTCATCACGCAGTTCGAGGACGATAACACGCTGGCTTTCGATTTCCGCGATCGGCTCGAGCGCCTCGGTCTCACCGTCCGCCGCCACCGCGTTATCCCTGGTTATCCCAACAATCCGGACACGATCGTGTCGGAGGAGGGCTTCGGACGCAACGAGTACGTGGAAACCTCCCGTGACCTCATCATTGTCACCGCTCCCGGCCCGGGTTCCGGCAAGCTCGCCACGTGTCTTTCGCAGGTCTATCACGATAACAAGCGCGGCATTCCCGCAGGTTACGCGAAGTTTGAGACGTTCCCCATCTGGAATCTCCCGCTTGAACACCCGGTGAATCTCGCCTATGAATCGGCGACGGTGGATCTCGCGGACCTCAACGTCATCGACCCCTTCCACCTCGCCGCCTACGGCAAGCAGGTCTCCAGCTACAACCGTGATGTGGAGTCGTTCCCGCTGCTCAAGACGCTTTTGGAGAAGGCCACGGGCAGCTGCCCCTACAACTCCCCCACGGACATGGGCGTCAACATGGCTGGTAATTGCATTGTCGACGATGAGGTCTGCCGCGAGGCCGCCGGCCAGGAAATCATCCGCCGCTACTTCAAGGCCCGCGTCGAGGAGAAGCAAAACGCCCTGGATGATACCCTTTCCTCCCGCGCCGCGATGGTCATGGCCAAGGCCGGTCTGTCCACCAAGGATCGTCGGGTCGTCGCCCCGGCCAAGGAGCTTGCAGAGCTCACCGGCGCCCCCGCCTCCGCTCTTGAGCTTGTCGACGGCACCATCATCACTGGTAAGACGTCCCCTCTTCTCGGCTGTTGTTCGGCAATGGTCTTGAACGCCCTAAAACACCTCGCGGGGATCGATAAGACCATCGACCTCCTCTCCCCCGAGTCCATCGAGCCGATCCAAACGCTCAAAACCAAGCACCTCGGCTCGAAGAACCCCCGCCTGCACACCGACGAGGTCCTCATCGCCCTCTCGGTGTCTGCGTCCACAGACGAAAACGCCCGCCGCGCACTGGATGAGCTGGGCAATCTCTGCGGCTGCGACGTCCACACGACAACCATCCTCGGCTCTGTCGACGAAGGCATCTTCCGCAACCTCGGCATCCTCGTCACCAGCGAACCCGTCTACCAGCGCAAATCCCTTTACAAGAAGAAGTAA
- a CDS encoding VanZ family protein, whose translation MSRTRFWATLAAALGLIVLLTVGKSAVSIPGLWEASVHHTRALRLLPFGDFFRYSSPIIPLYYLVSNIILFVPLGWVLAHRARHPVLLGLAVSLLVELSQFAFALGFTDLNDVLQNTVGTALGVWLSPRFSLSTPILLALAFIVTLYLAALCA comes from the coding sequence ATGTCCAGGACACGCTTTTGGGCGACCCTCGCCGCCGCCCTCGGCCTGATTGTCCTGCTCACGGTAGGTAAATCCGCCGTCTCCATCCCCGGACTTTGGGAGGCAAGCGTCCACCACACGCGGGCGCTTCGCCTCCTCCCCTTCGGGGATTTTTTCCGCTACTCCTCCCCAATAATCCCCTTATATTACCTGGTCAGCAACATAATCCTCTTCGTCCCCCTGGGCTGGGTCCTCGCCCACCGCGCCCGCCACCCGGTCCTCCTCGGCCTCGCCGTCTCACTCCTCGTCGAGCTCTCCCAATTCGCCTTCGCCCTCGGCTTCACCGACCTTAACGACGTCCTCCAGAACACCGTCGGCACAGCCCTCGGCGTCTGGCTCTCCCCCCGCTTTAGCTTGTCGACGCCCATCCTCCTCGCCCTCGCCTTCATCGTCACCCTCTATCTAGCTGCACTTTGTGCATAA